The following coding sequences lie in one Streptomyces sp. NBC_00510 genomic window:
- a CDS encoding PadR family transcriptional regulator — MPTALPVSAYVVLGLLSRQDGATPYQLDQRIRQSIGYFWVFPRSQLYAEAGRLVRRGLVVEHQEEGGRHRRTLSLTDEGRRELCRWLAAPTRAITEIHDEGLLRLYFQPQACDADAPGDADTVDAISRLAAEQIQAHEGQLAEYRQLVTSGLLPAGSPQRATVEVGLRFERMMIGFWHEIAASPADLLGEGAEEA, encoded by the coding sequence ATGCCGACCGCGCTGCCAGTCAGTGCCTACGTCGTGCTCGGCCTGCTGAGCAGGCAAGACGGTGCAACCCCCTATCAACTCGACCAGAGGATCCGCCAGAGCATCGGGTACTTCTGGGTCTTCCCCCGCTCGCAGCTGTACGCGGAGGCCGGACGCCTGGTGCGGCGCGGACTGGTCGTCGAGCACCAGGAAGAGGGCGGCCGCCATCGCCGCACCCTGTCACTCACCGACGAGGGGCGACGGGAGCTGTGCCGATGGCTCGCCGCCCCGACGCGGGCGATCACCGAGATCCACGACGAGGGGCTGCTGAGGCTGTACTTCCAGCCGCAGGCCTGTGACGCCGACGCTCCCGGCGATGCGGACACGGTGGACGCGATCAGCCGACTCGCCGCGGAGCAGATCCAGGCCCACGAGGGCCAACTCGCCGAGTACCGGCAGCTCGTCACTTCCGGACTGCTGCCCGCGGGCTCGCCGCAGCGGGCGACGGTGGAGGTGGGGTTGCGGTTCGAGCGCATGATGATCGGCTTCTGGCACGAGATCGCCGCCTCGCCGGCCGACCTCCTCGGCGAGGGCGCCGAGGAGGCGTGA
- a CDS encoding dihydrofolate reductase family protein gives MGLIHIEMFATLDLVGQAPGGPDEDPEGFPFGGWQAPLLDEVSGAQVGAAYEGTDALLLGRRTYDIFAAYWPHQKDGEDGEIATLFNSVPKYVASRGRPDLSWAGSTQLGPDLAGAVREIRDRHEHVKVVGSLNLVQTLLREKLFDRLDLWVHPIVLGVGKKVFDGGAVPTNVTLLQPPAASPTGTVYLRYGLADGTPGTGDMSAPDRGVGRDD, from the coding sequence ATGGGCCTCATCCACATCGAAATGTTCGCGACCCTCGACCTCGTCGGGCAGGCGCCCGGCGGTCCCGACGAGGACCCGGAGGGATTCCCGTTCGGCGGCTGGCAGGCGCCCCTGCTGGACGAGGTGTCCGGGGCGCAGGTCGGTGCCGCGTACGAGGGCACGGACGCCCTGCTGCTCGGCCGGCGGACGTACGACATCTTCGCCGCCTACTGGCCGCACCAGAAGGACGGCGAGGACGGCGAGATCGCCACGCTCTTCAACAGCGTCCCGAAGTACGTGGCCTCCCGCGGCAGGCCCGACCTCTCGTGGGCCGGGTCCACGCAACTCGGCCCGGATCTGGCCGGCGCGGTGCGCGAGATCCGTGACCGGCACGAGCACGTGAAGGTCGTCGGGAGCCTGAACCTGGTGCAGACCCTCCTGCGCGAGAAGCTCTTCGACCGTCTCGACCTCTGGGTGCACCCGATCGTGCTCGGCGTCGGGAAGAAGGTGTTCGACGGCGGCGCGGTGCCCACGAACGTCACCCTCCTCCAGCCGCCGGCGGCCAGCCCGACCGGCACCGTGTACCTGCGCTACGGGCTCGCCGACGGCACGCCCGGCACAGGGGACATGAGCGCGCCCGATCGCGGCGTCGGGCGCGACGACTGA
- a CDS encoding MerR family transcriptional regulator, which yields MKIGDLAAKTGVAPRLLRYYEEVGILHPFRSANGYRSYGEPAIDRVLQVRELLEAGLTTEMIREVLPCLDAAKEETEVRSCPAAKDLDGLRRQLSGIERRIEVLQRNRHAIKAYLRAWEDAGAATPAASEEVRGAVAG from the coding sequence GTGAAGATCGGGGACCTGGCCGCGAAGACGGGTGTCGCGCCGCGGCTGCTTCGCTACTACGAGGAGGTCGGCATCCTCCACCCCTTCCGGAGCGCCAACGGATACCGCAGTTACGGCGAGCCCGCCATCGACCGCGTCCTGCAGGTCCGCGAACTCCTCGAAGCCGGCCTGACGACGGAGATGATCCGCGAGGTCCTGCCCTGCCTCGATGCCGCGAAGGAGGAGACGGAGGTCCGGTCCTGCCCGGCGGCGAAGGACCTGGACGGACTGCGACGTCAGCTCAGCGGCATCGAGCGACGCATCGAGGTGCTGCAGCGCAACCGGCACGCGATCAAGGCGTACCTGCGCGCCTGGGAGGACGCCGGTGCCGCGACGCCCGCGGCCTCCGAAGAGGTTCGGGGTGCGGTCGCGGGGTGA
- a CDS encoding oxidoreductase produces MPTGSSTHPSKRGSDGWTADRIAPQEGRTFVVTGATSGLGLVTARELAAHGGRVLLAVRDTARGEAVASSLRRAYPGAEVAVRRVDLLDVDSIRRAAEEIGEEESVDVLVNNAGISMVEHSVTAQGAERHLAANHLGHFALTALLEPVLRRSPAPRVVTVTSYMHEKGEIDLDDVAWSRKYTPLAAYSASKLANAVFGVELARRERSSSPPITSVLAHPGYSNTPMQSKGTGPMGIAMRVSGRLFAQSPEMGALPQLYAATESDLAAGSYIGPDGKGGRSGHPVPVQLSAAAQDPELGRRLWERSQQLTGVRWHTA; encoded by the coding sequence ATGCCGACAGGTTCCAGCACGCATCCGAGCAAGCGGGGCAGTGACGGATGGACCGCTGACCGCATCGCCCCACAGGAGGGCCGCACCTTCGTCGTGACGGGCGCGACCAGCGGTCTCGGCCTGGTGACGGCGCGCGAGCTCGCCGCGCACGGTGGCCGGGTACTGCTCGCCGTCCGTGACACCGCACGGGGAGAAGCGGTGGCGTCCTCGCTGCGCAGGGCGTATCCCGGGGCCGAGGTCGCGGTGCGCCGGGTCGATCTGCTGGACGTGGACTCGATCCGCCGGGCGGCGGAGGAGATCGGCGAGGAGGAGTCCGTCGACGTACTGGTCAACAACGCGGGCATCTCCATGGTCGAGCACTCCGTGACCGCGCAGGGAGCCGAGCGCCACCTCGCCGCGAACCACCTCGGCCACTTCGCCCTCACGGCGCTGCTGGAACCGGTGCTGCGCCGGTCGCCGGCACCGCGGGTGGTCACCGTGACGTCGTACATGCACGAGAAGGGGGAAATCGACCTGGATGACGTCGCGTGGTCGCGGAAGTACACGCCCCTCGCCGCCTACTCGGCATCGAAGCTGGCCAACGCGGTCTTCGGCGTGGAGCTCGCCCGGCGCGAGCGGTCGTCGTCGCCGCCGATCACCAGCGTTCTCGCGCACCCCGGCTACAGCAACACGCCGATGCAGAGCAAGGGCACCGGGCCCATGGGGATCGCCATGCGCGTGTCCGGCAGGCTCTTCGCGCAGAGTCCGGAGATGGGAGCTCTGCCCCAGCTCTACGCGGCGACCGAGTCCGATCTCGCCGCCGGCTCCTACATCGGACCTGACGGCAAGGGCGGACGATCCGGGCATCCCGTCCCCGTGCAACTGTCTGCGGCGGCGCAGGACCCGGAACTCGGACGCCGTCTGTGGGAGCGCTCGCAGCAGCTGACCGGCGTCCGCTGGCACACCGCCTGA
- a CDS encoding SDR family oxidoreductase, with amino-acid sequence MTPLLDGKIVLITGTGGGMGRVAAQVFAREGAKVVGADINPDANEETTELVRRAGGEMTGIAPVDLTDPEQVRHLVEGATAAYGGLDVVYNNAASLRFGPLPDFSVEDWHATITGELDIPFFVSEFAWPHLVRRGGGVIINVASMAGMIAGANPPMVGHTAANAGVIGMTRQLALEGAPHGIRAVAISPGPVLTPASDRDLGDNQAARDAITGKTLLKRFARPEEIVELAAFLASDRASYITGANYAVDGGASAW; translated from the coding sequence ATGACACCTCTTCTTGACGGCAAGATCGTGCTGATCACCGGCACCGGCGGAGGCATGGGCCGCGTCGCGGCCCAGGTGTTCGCCAGAGAAGGCGCCAAGGTCGTCGGAGCCGACATCAACCCCGACGCCAACGAGGAGACCACCGAACTCGTCCGCCGCGCGGGCGGCGAGATGACCGGCATCGCTCCGGTCGACCTCACCGACCCGGAGCAAGTGCGGCACCTCGTCGAAGGTGCCACGGCCGCCTACGGCGGGCTCGACGTCGTCTACAACAACGCGGCTTCGCTGCGCTTCGGCCCGCTGCCCGACTTCTCCGTCGAGGACTGGCACGCCACCATCACCGGCGAACTCGACATCCCCTTCTTCGTCTCGGAATTCGCCTGGCCCCACCTGGTGCGCCGCGGGGGCGGCGTCATCATCAACGTCGCCTCCATGGCCGGCATGATCGCCGGGGCGAACCCCCCGATGGTCGGGCACACCGCGGCCAACGCCGGCGTCATCGGCATGACCCGGCAACTCGCGCTCGAAGGCGCCCCGCACGGGATCCGCGCGGTGGCCATCAGCCCCGGCCCGGTCCTGACCCCCGCCAGCGACCGCGACCTCGGCGACAACCAGGCCGCCCGCGACGCGATCACCGGCAAGACCCTCCTCAAGCGCTTCGCCCGACCCGAGGAGATCGTCGAACTGGCCGCCTTCCTCGCCTCCGACCGAGCCTCCTACATCACCGGGGCGAACTACGCCGTCGACGGCGGCGCCAGCGCCTGGTGA
- a CDS encoding ester cyclase: MFFDKTREAASTPATPTSMGRKKVLGAMTGLAVAAALTAVAVPAAAQSPAPNAASAGHAAHHHYLSPLQVTSAYYAGYNGDLAAGFDRYISKDLVLHGFNGPENRDDWIKGDLNIKAGLTGFKMTVLDQIVEGDKVVTRWSFAGRHTGTIFGIPASGRDVQLSGISIDRVIHGQSVEHWSEGNFGVFLDELRGGTPPGTVHPTTK; this comes from the coding sequence GTGTTCTTCGACAAGACCCGTGAGGCCGCATCCACCCCCGCCACTCCCACGTCCATGGGACGCAAGAAGGTGCTGGGCGCCATGACCGGCCTCGCCGTCGCCGCCGCACTGACCGCCGTGGCCGTCCCGGCCGCGGCCCAGAGCCCGGCACCGAACGCCGCGTCGGCCGGCCACGCGGCCCACCACCACTACCTCTCACCGCTGCAGGTCACCTCGGCGTACTACGCCGGCTACAACGGCGACCTGGCCGCCGGATTCGACCGCTACATCTCCAAGGACCTGGTGCTCCACGGCTTCAACGGCCCCGAGAACCGGGACGACTGGATCAAGGGCGACCTCAACATCAAGGCCGGGCTCACCGGCTTCAAGATGACCGTCCTGGACCAGATCGTGGAGGGCGACAAGGTCGTCACCCGCTGGAGCTTCGCGGGCCGCCATACCGGCACGATCTTCGGCATCCCCGCCTCCGGCCGCGACGTCCAGCTCAGCGGCATCTCCATCGACCGCGTCATCCACGGCCAGTCCGTCGAGCACTGGTCGGAAGGCAACTTCGGGGTGTTCCTTGACGAGCTCCGCGGTGGGACGCCTCCCGGCACCGTTCACCCCACCACCAAGTAG
- a CDS encoding TetR/AcrR family transcriptional regulator, translated as MTARGKYAPVRLHESEILRRGLDTFAELGYAATTMRELARRLGVSHNFVHERYGSKGDFWRAVVDFALRDAQPALDRLLVECHDDGERLRAVIVHLYRLAANDSAMNRLLTDESTRDSGRLDYLHQRFIKPFWDSIEPTVDGLMAAGRMPRVPPHILYFAVTGPALALAQDPIADRLNPDDLPTAEHDRNAMADALSALVLHGLLPPSDHAPVTARPGRT; from the coding sequence GTGACGGCGCGCGGAAAGTACGCCCCCGTCCGGCTGCACGAGAGCGAGATCCTCCGGCGGGGCCTGGACACCTTCGCCGAGCTCGGCTACGCCGCCACCACCATGAGGGAGTTGGCCCGGCGGCTCGGCGTGAGCCACAACTTCGTCCACGAACGGTACGGGTCGAAGGGCGACTTCTGGCGTGCGGTGGTGGACTTCGCGCTGCGGGACGCCCAGCCCGCGCTCGACCGGCTTCTGGTCGAATGCCACGACGACGGCGAACGCCTACGGGCCGTCATCGTCCACCTGTACCGCCTCGCCGCGAACGACTCCGCCATGAACCGGTTGCTCACCGACGAGTCGACCCGGGACTCCGGTCGCCTGGACTATCTCCACCAGCGGTTCATCAAGCCGTTCTGGGACAGCATCGAGCCGACGGTCGACGGCCTCATGGCAGCGGGCCGCATGCCGCGCGTCCCGCCGCACATCCTGTACTTCGCCGTCACGGGCCCCGCGCTGGCCCTGGCACAGGACCCGATCGCCGACCGGCTCAACCCCGACGACCTCCCGACGGCGGAGCACGACAGGAACGCCATGGCCGACGCGCTCTCCGCCCTTGTCCTGCACGGCCTGCTTCCGCCCTCGGACCATGCGCCCGTCACCGCCCGGCCCGGGCGGACCTGA
- a CDS encoding MarR family winged helix-turn-helix transcriptional regulator, producing MSDVMPQQEAAPEGIAPLSPDEEAVVRSLRRVIYALPRAMDADLVREQRLPLTEYMALMHLSEAPERQMRMSDLAVACERSLSGMTRAVYRLQSDGLVQRVKDTQDARGWNAVLTDAGLARLREAWPTNLASVRRRFLDHLDGLDLKALAAALARIAS from the coding sequence ATGTCTGACGTCATGCCGCAGCAGGAAGCAGCCCCCGAGGGAATCGCGCCCCTCAGCCCGGATGAAGAGGCGGTCGTCCGGTCGCTGCGCCGCGTCATCTACGCCCTGCCCCGCGCCATGGATGCCGATCTGGTCCGCGAGCAGCGGCTTCCGCTGACCGAGTACATGGCCCTGATGCACCTGTCCGAGGCACCGGAGCGGCAGATGCGGATGAGCGATCTCGCCGTCGCCTGCGAGCGGTCGCTCAGTGGGATGACGCGGGCCGTGTACCGGCTGCAGAGCGACGGGCTCGTCCAGCGCGTCAAGGACACCCAGGACGCCCGTGGCTGGAACGCGGTCCTCACCGACGCGGGCCTCGCCCGGCTGCGGGAGGCGTGGCCGACCAATCTGGCCTCCGTACGGCGTCGCTTCCTCGACCACCTCGACGGCTTGGACCTCAAGGCGCTCGCCGCGGCCCTGGCAAGGATCGCCTCCTGA
- a CDS encoding VOC family protein, producing MACRISELVIHATDAERLAAFWSEVLGYVELGREDDGSIEIGPPDVGFGGPQPTLILSPSSEPRTGRLPLHIDVNPVDRDQDAELERLLALGARPADVGQTGTENWHVLADPEGNEFCLLRRRLQPL from the coding sequence ATGGCATGCCGCATCAGTGAGCTGGTCATCCACGCCACCGACGCCGAAAGGCTCGCCGCCTTCTGGAGCGAGGTCCTCGGTTACGTCGAACTCGGCCGGGAGGACGACGGAAGCATCGAGATCGGGCCGCCGGACGTGGGCTTCGGCGGCCCGCAGCCCACCCTCATCCTCAGCCCCAGCAGCGAACCGAGGACCGGGAGGCTCCCGCTGCACATCGACGTCAACCCGGTCGACCGCGACCAGGACGCCGAGCTGGAGCGCTTGCTCGCGCTGGGCGCACGGCCCGCCGACGTCGGCCAGACCGGCACCGAGAACTGGCACGTCCTGGCCGACCCGGAAGGCAACGAATTCTGCCTCCTGCGCCGCCGGCTCCAGCCTCTCTGA
- a CDS encoding RNA polymerase sigma factor SigF has translation MQIAVAGGSVAATQEHGAVDALPEVSGSMTPPEIREVSKVMFARLQALEEGTAEHQYVRNTLIEMNTSLVHFAARRFSQRADQMEDIVQVGTIGLIKAVDRFDPAYGVEFVTFAVPTIVGEMKRFFRDTSWSVHVPRRLQELRIDLAKATDALETELDRAPTTAELATRLQITEEQVLEALTAANAYSAASLDAPATEDDDGSTAWAERLGYVDGAYGKVDDIEAVKPLIRQLSERERLILSLRFGHDMTQAEIGAHLGVSQMQVSRLLSRILTRLRAQALTR, from the coding sequence ATGCAGATCGCAGTGGCCGGTGGCAGTGTCGCGGCGACGCAGGAGCACGGCGCTGTGGACGCGCTTCCCGAGGTGTCGGGAAGTATGACGCCGCCCGAGATCCGGGAGGTCTCCAAGGTGATGTTCGCCCGGCTGCAGGCCCTGGAGGAGGGCACAGCCGAGCACCAGTACGTGCGCAACACGCTCATCGAGATGAACACCTCTCTGGTGCACTTCGCGGCCCGCCGGTTCTCCCAGCGCGCGGATCAGATGGAGGACATCGTGCAGGTGGGCACGATCGGCCTGATCAAGGCGGTCGACCGGTTCGATCCCGCCTACGGCGTGGAGTTCGTGACCTTCGCGGTGCCGACCATCGTGGGCGAGATGAAGCGGTTCTTCCGCGACACCAGCTGGTCGGTCCACGTGCCCCGGCGCCTGCAGGAACTCCGCATCGACCTGGCCAAGGCCACCGACGCCCTGGAAACCGAGCTGGACCGGGCCCCGACGACGGCCGAACTGGCGACCCGCCTGCAGATCACCGAGGAGCAGGTGCTGGAGGCCCTCACGGCTGCCAACGCCTACTCGGCCGCCTCCCTCGACGCGCCGGCGACCGAGGACGACGACGGCAGTACCGCCTGGGCGGAGCGCCTGGGCTACGTCGACGGCGCCTACGGCAAGGTCGACGACATCGAGGCGGTCAAGCCCCTCATCCGGCAGCTGTCCGAGCGGGAACGGCTGATCCTCTCCCTCCGCTTCGGGCACGACATGACCCAGGCCGAGATCGGCGCCCACCTGGGCGTCTCGCAGATGCAGGTCTCCCGGCTCCTGTCGCGGATCCTCACCCGCCTGCGCGCCCAGGCTCTGACTCGTTGA
- a CDS encoding CsbD family protein: protein MAANEKAKAKTEQAVGKAKEAAGEAVGNERLTAEGRMEQAEGDARQAKEKIKDIGRH from the coding sequence ATGGCCGCCAATGAGAAGGCCAAGGCGAAGACCGAGCAGGCCGTCGGCAAGGCCAAGGAGGCCGCTGGAGAGGCCGTGGGCAACGAGCGGCTGACCGCCGAGGGCCGCATGGAGCAGGCCGAGGGCGACGCGCGCCAGGCCAAGGAGAAGATCAAGGACATCGGCCGGCACTGA
- a CDS encoding UDP-glucose/GDP-mannose dehydrogenase family protein, translated as MPQLSPRRIAIFGAGYIGLVTGACFAELGHDVVVRDIQPERIRLLEAGDVPIYEPGLGDLIARNKERLTFTLDAEEAVRDAEVAYVCVDTPPTASGDADLSRVWSVIDALKTASHLAAVVVKSTVPVGTAVRVRAALDGAGLTHVGYASNPEFTAEGKAVGDFLHPDRIVIGADDPATADLVRSLHDGIDGPVEVMDTASAEMVKLAANALLATKITFTNEIATMCEATGADIEHVTRAIGLDHRLGPYFMQAGLGYGGSCFPKDSRALRAMASNAGYAFQLLTAVIEVNDLQPRRAIQRLKAELDGLGGTTVALLGMAFKAGTDDMREAPSTVIASRLLAEGATVRTWDPLAQPGDVEPWSSTTRHASPLEAMTGADAALIVTEWPQLAEVPWEQARDVMRRPLVFDGRNVLDPHGMAGLGFTYMSVGRRTVSG; from the coding sequence ATGCCTCAGCTGTCCCCACGTCGTATCGCCATCTTCGGCGCCGGCTACATCGGCCTGGTGACCGGGGCCTGCTTCGCCGAACTGGGTCACGACGTCGTGGTCCGTGACATCCAGCCGGAGAGGATCCGTCTCCTTGAGGCGGGTGACGTGCCGATCTACGAGCCCGGCCTGGGAGACCTGATCGCCCGCAACAAGGAACGGCTGACGTTCACCCTGGACGCGGAGGAAGCCGTCAGGGATGCCGAGGTCGCCTACGTCTGCGTGGACACCCCGCCCACGGCGTCGGGGGACGCGGACCTGTCGCGGGTGTGGTCGGTGATCGACGCGCTGAAGACCGCGTCGCACCTGGCGGCGGTCGTGGTCAAGAGCACGGTGCCGGTGGGCACCGCGGTGCGGGTGCGTGCGGCGCTGGACGGGGCCGGCCTGACGCACGTCGGCTACGCCTCGAACCCGGAGTTCACCGCCGAGGGCAAGGCGGTCGGCGACTTCCTGCACCCGGACCGGATCGTCATCGGCGCCGACGACCCGGCCACGGCCGACCTGGTCAGGAGCCTGCACGACGGCATCGACGGCCCCGTGGAGGTGATGGACACCGCTTCCGCCGAGATGGTCAAGCTCGCCGCGAACGCCCTGCTCGCCACGAAGATCACGTTCACGAACGAGATCGCGACGATGTGCGAGGCGACCGGAGCCGACATCGAGCACGTGACCCGCGCGATCGGCCTGGACCACCGGCTGGGCCCCTACTTCATGCAGGCGGGCCTCGGCTACGGCGGCAGTTGCTTCCCCAAGGACTCCCGGGCGCTGAGGGCGATGGCCAGCAACGCCGGCTACGCCTTCCAGCTGCTGACCGCCGTCATCGAGGTCAACGACCTGCAGCCGCGGCGGGCGATCCAGCGGCTGAAGGCGGAGCTGGACGGCCTGGGCGGCACAACGGTCGCCCTGCTCGGCATGGCCTTCAAGGCCGGCACGGACGACATGCGCGAGGCCCCCAGCACGGTCATCGCGTCCCGGCTGCTGGCCGAGGGCGCCACGGTCCGGACCTGGGACCCCCTCGCGCAGCCCGGCGACGTCGAACCGTGGTCGTCGACGACCCGCCACGCCTCCCCTCTGGAGGCGATGACCGGGGCCGACGCGGCACTGATCGTCACCGAGTGGCCCCAACTGGCCGAAGTGCCCTGGGAGCAGGCCAGGGACGTCATGCGCCGGCCGCTGGTGTTCGACGGCAGGAACGTGCTGGACCCGCACGGCATGGCAGGGCTGGGCTTCACGTACATGAGCGTGGGCCGCCGCACGGTCTCCGGCTGA
- a CDS encoding TetR/AcrR family transcriptional regulator, with protein MGSTSGARERILSAAHALFDQRGYSALGLAEICRAAGVPRGSFHYFFASKEALALSVIDEHWNAQRRAWLCLLDPDAEPLSRLRRLFEATSVQQREGQRDCGTIAGCMFANFAVEAGELTEVVRERLREIFEAQIGMVESVVVEALRRGEVTVSDTRAAARSVMAQLEGRVLFAKLYNNTAQLGPLWANCLALLGARSPQAPAA; from the coding sequence ATGGGAAGCACCAGTGGTGCCAGGGAGAGGATTCTGAGCGCCGCTCACGCGCTGTTCGACCAACGTGGCTACTCGGCGCTGGGGCTGGCGGAGATCTGCAGGGCGGCCGGAGTGCCCAGGGGCAGTTTCCACTACTTCTTCGCCTCCAAGGAGGCCCTCGCGCTCAGCGTCATCGACGAGCACTGGAACGCGCAACGACGCGCCTGGCTCTGCCTCCTCGATCCCGACGCGGAACCCCTGTCGCGGTTGCGGAGGCTCTTCGAGGCCACCAGCGTCCAGCAGCGTGAGGGACAGCGCGACTGCGGCACCATCGCGGGCTGCATGTTCGCCAACTTCGCGGTGGAGGCGGGCGAACTGACCGAAGTTGTCCGCGAACGCCTGCGGGAGATCTTCGAAGCACAGATCGGCATGGTGGAGTCGGTCGTCGTCGAGGCCCTGCGGCGGGGCGAGGTGACCGTCTCGGACACACGGGCGGCCGCCCGCTCCGTGATGGCACAGCTCGAGGGCCGGGTCCTGTTCGCCAAGCTCTACAACAACACGGCGCAGCTCGGCCCGCTGTGGGCCAACTGCCTTGCGCTGCTGGGTGCCCGCAGTCCTCAGGCGCCCGCCGCATGA
- a CDS encoding GlxA family transcriptional regulator, with protein MFHKQPGAGPLTVLVFVFPGVRLLDVTGPIEVFASANEWGGPYRVQVVSEDGAEVVTAAGTRLSADLSVADVHETCDVLVVPGGPEWETVIKDDALLDAVRGLSEKARCTASVCTGAFLLAASGLLDGRRAATHWRQTRELGLRYPSVKVEPDAIFVRDGKMMTSAGVSAGIDLSLALVEEHYGAEVARAVAKDMVVFMQRPGGQSQFSARSRLPHPRQEMLREVLDSVAENPGGNHSLTAMARRAGVSVRHITRLFYDEVGTSPGRYVEQVRLEAAQAMLETGDDPMAVVARRTGFGSPESLRRAFVRHLGVTPAAFRASFRTTGLGAGDLSPTAGA; from the coding sequence ATGTTTCACAAGCAGCCTGGAGCGGGTCCGCTCACGGTGTTGGTGTTCGTCTTCCCGGGGGTGCGGCTGCTCGACGTGACGGGCCCCATCGAAGTCTTCGCCTCGGCGAACGAATGGGGCGGACCGTACCGGGTGCAGGTCGTGTCCGAGGACGGCGCGGAGGTGGTCACCGCCGCCGGGACGCGTCTCAGCGCCGACCTGTCCGTCGCCGACGTGCACGAGACGTGCGACGTCCTGGTGGTCCCGGGCGGCCCGGAATGGGAAACCGTGATCAAGGACGACGCCCTGCTGGACGCCGTACGGGGACTGAGCGAGAAGGCCCGCTGCACGGCATCGGTGTGCACGGGAGCCTTCCTGCTGGCAGCGTCCGGGCTGCTGGACGGCCGGCGGGCGGCGACGCACTGGAGGCAGACCCGGGAACTGGGCCTGCGCTACCCGTCCGTGAAGGTCGAGCCGGACGCCATTTTCGTCCGGGACGGGAAGATGATGACCTCGGCCGGCGTCAGTGCCGGCATCGACCTGTCCTTGGCTCTCGTCGAGGAGCACTATGGGGCGGAGGTCGCCCGGGCGGTCGCCAAGGACATGGTCGTCTTCATGCAGCGACCGGGTGGCCAGTCCCAGTTCAGTGCCCGTTCCCGGCTGCCGCATCCGCGTCAGGAGATGCTCCGCGAGGTCCTGGACTCGGTCGCGGAGAACCCCGGCGGCAACCACTCCCTGACGGCCATGGCCCGCAGGGCCGGCGTCAGCGTCCGCCACATCACGCGGCTGTTCTACGACGAGGTGGGCACCAGTCCGGGGCGGTACGTGGAGCAGGTCAGGCTGGAGGCCGCCCAGGCGATGCTGGAGACCGGTGACGACCCCATGGCCGTCGTGGCGCGGCGCACGGGATTCGGCTCGCCCGAGTCCCTCCGCCGGGCGTTCGTACGACACCTGGGCGTGACGCCGGCGGCATTCCGGGCCAGTTTCCGGACGACCGGCCTGGGCGCGGGGGACCTGAGCCCGACGGCGGGCGCGTAG